The proteins below come from a single Conger conger chromosome 10, fConCon1.1, whole genome shotgun sequence genomic window:
- the fance gene encoding Fanconi anemia group E protein isoform X1 has protein sequence MDADALLQRFDGRSRLLLRSLLSCSRADRRALWVFYRLRRCEPDLFMHDCLDTLCQDEPCLDGEALTLRPLVCLFPVAFKRNLLSFLHLVHPMLPTPGLVRLLDCLTRDPSHDPWISALLGQLGRDLHPQACSKHPLLTPQGRDRLGELCARLAPCGGGGPGGSVSWSSRLAAVALPGPGSQRKRTSESAGFDIEGEAAALQSKRRRLDRAGEEALPSETDGLQQGGSHLAGDLEIVPMETVSLEGGVAPQPLSPAGASSVLSENIKASIPRIKELLETEWDEGSSSVLQVLNECDPSQVELLCEALCLSEVPEPTLPQFITSLLALSPDLSFSTAATLIRNLFCGKVHGLSEPASRCLVTAVTSLCSRYPRSTCSALIGPVLEAGQTGSAQAELLCRLIEDCLEPHYQILVFEQVLAVPWGEGVLSVLHTLLDCQLELSEATFSLFTARLSQQAPPFATSMKFAKMVLTVLTKYHSHVNTAHKHSLACCLDQNQTFLKKSLQAALKRISPS, from the exons ATGGAtgcagatgctcttttgcagcggTTTGACGGACGCTCCAGGCTGCTTCTGCGGTCGCTGCTATCGTGTAGCAGAGCAGATCGCAGGGCGCTATGGGTGTTCTACCGTCTGCGACGATGTGAACCGGACCTCTTCATGCATGATTGTCTGGACACCCTGTGCCAAGACGAACCGTGTTTGGACGGGGAAGCTTTAACTCT CAGGCCATTGGTGTGTCTGTTCCCCGTTGCCTTCAAACGCAATCTGTTGTCCTTCCTGCACCTGGTCCACCCCATGCTCCCCACACCTGGCTTGGTCCGCCTGTTGGACTGCCTCACTCGGGACCCCAGCCACGACCCATGGATTTCGGCACTGCTTGGACAGCTAGGCCGGGACCTGCACCCGCAGGCCTGCAGCAAGCACCCTCTGCTCACCCCACAGGGCAGAGACAGACTGGGGGAGCTGTGTGCCAGACTGGCGccctgtggaggaggggggcccGGGGGGAGCGTTTCCTGGTCTAGCAGGCTGGCCGCCGTGGCCCTTCCGGGCCCTGGGTCTCAGAGGAAGAGGACCAGCGAAAGCGCGGGGTTTGACATTGAGGGGGAGGCAGCGGCGCTCCAAAGCAAGAGGAGGAGGCTGGACCGGGCTGGTGAGGAGGCGCTGCCTTCAGAAACTGACGGACTTCAGCAGGGAGGCTCGCACCTGGCGGGTGACCTTGAGATTGTTCCCATGGAGACCGTGTCCTTGGAAGGTGGCGTGGCACCACAGCCGCTATCACCTGCGGGTGCGAGTAGCGTTCTATCCGAGAACATAAAG GCTTCCATTCCTCGAATCAAGGAACTGTTGGAGACGGAG TGGGATGAGGGCTCCTCTTCAGTCCTCCAAGTGCTGAATGAATGCGACCCatctcag GTGGAGCTCTTATGCGAAGCTCTTTGTCTGTCAGAGGTGCCAGAGCCGACTCTTCCTCAGTTCATCACCTCATTACTGGCCCTGTCTCCAGACCTCAGCTTTAGCACGGCTGCTACGCTAATCAGAAACCTCTTCTGCGGAAAG GTTCACGGTCTGTCAGAACCTGCTTCACGTTGCCTGGTTACTGCAGTGACTTCACTCTGCAGCCGGTACCCCCGCTCAACCTGCTCTGCTCTCATTGGCCCGGTCCTGGAGGCGGGGCAAACGG GCAGTGCACAAGCTGAGCTGCTCTGTAGGCTGATCGAGGACTGTCTGGAACCCCATTATCAGATCCTGGTGTTCGA ACAGGTGTTGGCGGTGCcgtggggtgagggtgtgttgtCTGTCCTCCACACTCTGCTGGACTGTCAG CTGGAGCTCAGTGAGGccacattctctctcttcaCCGCCCGGCTGAGCCAGCAGGCACCTCCGTTCGCCACCTCAATGAAGTTTGCAAAAATGGTGTTGACCGTGCTCACCAAGTACCACAGCCAT gTGAATACGGCACACAAGCATTCCCTGGCCTGCTGCCTGGACCAGAACCAGACCTTTCTGAAGAAGTCCCTTCAAGCTGCCTTGAAAAGAATCAGCCCATCTTAA
- the fance gene encoding Fanconi anemia group E protein isoform X2 yields the protein MDADALLQRFDGRSRLLLRSLLSCSRADRRALWVFYRLRRCEPDLFMHDCLDTLCQDEPCLDGEALTLPLVCLFPVAFKRNLLSFLHLVHPMLPTPGLVRLLDCLTRDPSHDPWISALLGQLGRDLHPQACSKHPLLTPQGRDRLGELCARLAPCGGGGPGGSVSWSSRLAAVALPGPGSQRKRTSESAGFDIEGEAAALQSKRRRLDRAGEEALPSETDGLQQGGSHLAGDLEIVPMETVSLEGGVAPQPLSPAGASSVLSENIKASIPRIKELLETEWDEGSSSVLQVLNECDPSQVELLCEALCLSEVPEPTLPQFITSLLALSPDLSFSTAATLIRNLFCGKVHGLSEPASRCLVTAVTSLCSRYPRSTCSALIGPVLEAGQTGSAQAELLCRLIEDCLEPHYQILVFEQVLAVPWGEGVLSVLHTLLDCQLELSEATFSLFTARLSQQAPPFATSMKFAKMVLTVLTKYHSHVNTAHKHSLACCLDQNQTFLKKSLQAALKRISPS from the exons ATGGAtgcagatgctcttttgcagcggTTTGACGGACGCTCCAGGCTGCTTCTGCGGTCGCTGCTATCGTGTAGCAGAGCAGATCGCAGGGCGCTATGGGTGTTCTACCGTCTGCGACGATGTGAACCGGACCTCTTCATGCATGATTGTCTGGACACCCTGTGCCAAGACGAACCGTGTTTGGACGGGGAAGCTTTAACTCT GCCATTGGTGTGTCTGTTCCCCGTTGCCTTCAAACGCAATCTGTTGTCCTTCCTGCACCTGGTCCACCCCATGCTCCCCACACCTGGCTTGGTCCGCCTGTTGGACTGCCTCACTCGGGACCCCAGCCACGACCCATGGATTTCGGCACTGCTTGGACAGCTAGGCCGGGACCTGCACCCGCAGGCCTGCAGCAAGCACCCTCTGCTCACCCCACAGGGCAGAGACAGACTGGGGGAGCTGTGTGCCAGACTGGCGccctgtggaggaggggggcccGGGGGGAGCGTTTCCTGGTCTAGCAGGCTGGCCGCCGTGGCCCTTCCGGGCCCTGGGTCTCAGAGGAAGAGGACCAGCGAAAGCGCGGGGTTTGACATTGAGGGGGAGGCAGCGGCGCTCCAAAGCAAGAGGAGGAGGCTGGACCGGGCTGGTGAGGAGGCGCTGCCTTCAGAAACTGACGGACTTCAGCAGGGAGGCTCGCACCTGGCGGGTGACCTTGAGATTGTTCCCATGGAGACCGTGTCCTTGGAAGGTGGCGTGGCACCACAGCCGCTATCACCTGCGGGTGCGAGTAGCGTTCTATCCGAGAACATAAAG GCTTCCATTCCTCGAATCAAGGAACTGTTGGAGACGGAG TGGGATGAGGGCTCCTCTTCAGTCCTCCAAGTGCTGAATGAATGCGACCCatctcag GTGGAGCTCTTATGCGAAGCTCTTTGTCTGTCAGAGGTGCCAGAGCCGACTCTTCCTCAGTTCATCACCTCATTACTGGCCCTGTCTCCAGACCTCAGCTTTAGCACGGCTGCTACGCTAATCAGAAACCTCTTCTGCGGAAAG GTTCACGGTCTGTCAGAACCTGCTTCACGTTGCCTGGTTACTGCAGTGACTTCACTCTGCAGCCGGTACCCCCGCTCAACCTGCTCTGCTCTCATTGGCCCGGTCCTGGAGGCGGGGCAAACGG GCAGTGCACAAGCTGAGCTGCTCTGTAGGCTGATCGAGGACTGTCTGGAACCCCATTATCAGATCCTGGTGTTCGA ACAGGTGTTGGCGGTGCcgtggggtgagggtgtgttgtCTGTCCTCCACACTCTGCTGGACTGTCAG CTGGAGCTCAGTGAGGccacattctctctcttcaCCGCCCGGCTGAGCCAGCAGGCACCTCCGTTCGCCACCTCAATGAAGTTTGCAAAAATGGTGTTGACCGTGCTCACCAAGTACCACAGCCAT gTGAATACGGCACACAAGCATTCCCTGGCCTGCTGCCTGGACCAGAACCAGACCTTTCTGAAGAAGTCCCTTCAAGCTGCCTTGAAAAGAATCAGCCCATCTTAA
- the rpl10a gene encoding large ribosomal subunit protein uL1 — MSKVSRDTLYEAVREVQAGSQTKPRKFLETVELQISLKNYDPQKDKRFSGTVRLKTTPRPKFSVCVLGDQQHCDEAKAADLPHMDIEALKKLNKNKKLVKKLAKKYDAFLASESLIKQIPRILGPGLNKAGKFPSLLTHNENLNTKVDEVKSTIKFQMKKVLCLAVAVGHVKMTEEELVYNIHLAVNFLVSLLKKNWQNVRALYIKSTMGKPQRLY, encoded by the exons ATGAG caagGTTTCAAGAGACACGCTGTATGAGGCTGTGCGTGAGGTACAGGCTGGCTCCCAGACCAAGCCACGCAA ATTCTTGGAAACGGTGGAGCTCCAGATCAGCCTGAAGAACTACGACCCCCAGAAGGACAAGCGTTTCTCAGGCACCGTCAG GCTGAAGACCACCCCCAGGCCCAAGTTCTCCGTGTGCGTGCTGGGAGACCAGCAGCACTGTGACGAAGCCAAGGCTGCAGATCTGCCCCACATGGACATCGAGGCCCTCAAGAAGCTCAACAAGAACAAGAAGCTGGTGAAGAAGCTGG CCAAGAAGTACGATGCCTTCCTGGCCTCAGAGTCCCTGATCAAGCAGATCCCCCGTATCCTGGGCCCCGGGCTGAACAAGGCCGGCAAATTCCCCTCCCTGCTCACCCACAACGAGAACCTCAACACCAAGGTGGACGAGGTCAAGTCCACCATCAAGTTCCAGATGAAGAAG GTGCTGTGTCTGGCGGTGGCCGTGGGGCACGTGAAGATGACCGAGGAGGAGCTGGTCTACAACATCCACCTGGCCGTCAACTTCCTGGTGTCCCTGCTGAAGAAGAACTGGCAGAACGTGCGTGCGCTCTACATCAAGAGCACCATGGGGAAGCCCCAGCGCCTCTACTAG
- the si:ch211-163l21.11 gene encoding inositol 1,4,5-triphosphate receptor associated 2, which yields MRTTPTTIQPDEEGLNQSAPVHEAYYLNTGRGRRWSPSPVQEPPRGATSTQPSAESLKPSESLGQMEDSEEDSEQELGQEDLLGASWDELSILERLGLNSAEMTEDEVEGAFSQLALAFRCDQYTLKKRLLAEEHARNLAEENVHLELERGKELLQSLKALCLDSKRSKMLQRLELCLSILGGTVERIANTAELLGAVHQEARVSRAVELMVAHVENLKWQHIRDRAELEETRKQLQRSSRSRQLSDPRDESEMRQKRSKTAQQVSRRRISIAVISKQPKVQGTELRMLDDIKSMTAAPSQLPLERGALDGWQHVSTKEDLSSSGPLQTPIEMSPICQAIHPTPSPEERGDPLYLHSPQDPVRQRRGQNREREDSNAEEAEKEAEPPGDQEPNSCDACADNLCTLVSAQRPLPPWLSQCHLILFWLYVVTISFMILLAIVVWCMRGLLF from the exons ATGAGAACGACCCCAACGACCATCCAACCTGA TGAAGAGGGACTGAACCAGTCCGCACCAGTTCATGAGGCATACTATCTCAATACTGGGAGAG GGCGTCGCTGGAGCCCCAGTCCAGTCCAGGAGCCACCCAGGGGTGCCACGAGTACCCAG CCCTCTGCAGAGAGTTTGAAGCCCAGCGAGAGCTTAGGCCAGATGGAGGACAGTGAAGAAGACAGCGAGCAAG AGTTGGGCCAGGAGGACCTGCTTGGGGCCTCCTGGGATGAGCTCTCTATCCTGGAGAGGCTGGGACTCAACAG TGCAGAGATGACGGAGGATGAGGTGGAG GGGGCCTTCTCTCAGCTGGCCCTGGCTTTCCGCTGTGACCAGTACACCCTGAAGAAGAGACTCCTGGCGGAGGAGCACGCCCGGAACCTGGCCGAGGAGAATGTTCATCTGGAGCTGGAGAGGGGCAAGGAGCTCCTGCAG tccctGAAGGCGCTGTGCTTGGACAGCAAGCGCAGTAAGATGCTGCAGAGGCTGGAGCTGTGTCTGAGTATCCTGGGCGGGACGGTGGAACGCATCGCCAACACAGCCGAGCTGCTGGGCGCTGTGCACCAG gaggctcgtgtgagccgggcGGTGGAGCTGATGGTGGCCCACGTGGAGAACCTGAAATGGCAGCACATTCGGGACAGGGCTGAGCTGGAGGAGACCAGGAAGCAGCTGCAGAGGAGCAGTCGCAGCCGGCAACTAAGCGATCCCAGAG ATGAGAGTGAAATGAGACAGAAGCGCTCTAAAACAGCTCAGCAG GTGTCTCGGCGTCGAATCAGCATAGCCGTGATTTCCAAACAGCCCAAG GTCCAGGGGACAGAGTTGAGGATGCTGGACGATATCAAGTCCATGACAGCAGCCCCCAGCCAGCTTCCCCTGGAGAGAGGAGCCCTGGATGGATG GCAACATGTATCCACGAAAGAGGACCTATCAAGCAGTGGTCCCCTCCAGACACCAATTGAGATGTCCCCCATTTGTCAAGCAATACATCCCACACCCAGCCcagaagagagaggagacccCTTATACCTCCATAG TCCCCAGGATCCCGTGCGGCAGAGGCGGGGACAGAACAGAGAGCGGGAGGACTCAAACGCGGAGGAGGCGGAGAAAGAGGCGGAGCCACCGGGTGATCAGGAGCCCAATAGCTGCGATGCCTGTGCTGATAACTT GTGCACCCTCGTGTctgcacagcgccccctgcctCCCTGGCTGTCTCAGTGCCACCTGATTCTCTTCTGGCTTTATGTCGTGACCATTTCCTTCATGATTCTCCTGGCGATTGTTGTATGGTGTATGAGAGGCCTTCTCTTCTGA